In Salinigranum marinum, one DNA window encodes the following:
- a CDS encoding MaoC family dehydratase, whose amino-acid sequence MTEHESVWPNGAPQVGDRAERSREIRPEHIEYFTEITGDTNPLHYDDAAAAATPFGERVVQGGVTSGILNAVVAEDLPGPGTVFMSVNWEFTAPVRPGDTITGAVEVTAVREDKPITELETQVTRDDGTEALSGTAVCYTFDVGE is encoded by the coding sequence ATGACCGAACACGAGTCGGTCTGGCCGAACGGCGCACCGCAGGTGGGCGACCGAGCGGAACGCTCCCGCGAGATCCGCCCCGAGCACATCGAGTACTTCACCGAGATCACGGGCGACACAAACCCGCTCCACTACGACGACGCGGCCGCGGCGGCGACCCCGTTCGGCGAGCGCGTCGTGCAGGGCGGGGTGACGAGCGGGATACTCAACGCCGTCGTCGCCGAGGACCTCCCGGGGCCTGGAACGGTGTTCATGAGCGTGAACTGGGAGTTCACGGCCCCGGTGCGGCCGGGCGACACGATCACCGGCGCGGTCGAGGTGACCGCCGTCCGGGAGGACAAGCCGATCACCGAACTGGAGACCCAGGTGACGCGTGACGACGGTACCGAGGCACTCTCGGGGACGGCGGTCTGTTACACGTTCGACGTGGGGGAGTGA